ATGTCTTCGGCCTGGTTGGCGCTTTCGGGGTGCTTCTCGGGGTAGCAGGCGGCTCCGATGCAGAAGTCCGCGTCTGCGTCCTTGAGTTCACGGATGAGTTCCACGGCGTAGTGGTAATCACAGTTGTCGCGACCGTTTGCAATCAGCTCCGGCGTGAGGTCGCCACGGAGCGCCATCACGTTCTTGATGCCTGCGGCCCTCATATCTTCGATGCGCTGGCGGATGGTTTCCTTGCTGCTGGAGACGCAGGTGAGGTGGGCGAGCATCGGGATGCCGAACTTTTCCTTGAGGTTCTTTGCAATCTGGAGCGTGTACTGGCTCACGCCGCCACCGGCACCGTAAGTCACGCTCATAAAGGCGGGACCGAGGGCTGCAATCGATTCGGTGGCGGCCTTTACGTTATCGAAGCTTGTCTCTTTTTTAGGCGGGAAAACTTCGAACGAAAGGCTCATCTTGTCTTGCTTCAGAATGTCTACAATCTTCATAATTTCTCCGTGGGCGGGCGAACCGGCACCCTAAGTCTATGCAAATATGTTGATACACGCATAAATATAGTAAAAATCTAAAAATAAAGTTTAATCCGCGCAAAGCCTGCCAAGTTCGTCCTTCTTTTCGAGGATGGTATCGAGCAGGCTTTTGTAATCCATGTCGGTATTGTTGCGGAGCAATTCGGTAATTTCTACGATCGACGTGTAGAGCGGCGTGAGCGAGAGGTTGCCGAGGACACCTTTCAGCGCATGGGCCGCCTCGAAGGCGGCTTTCAGGTCTTTCGCGGCAATGGAATCCTTGAGCTTGTCGAAGTAGCCCTCGCCGGGGCCACGAGTTTCAGGTACAGCGCCTCGTTCCCGAAGCAGCGTGCAAGCCCCTCGGCGGTATTTGCCCCAAAAGCGTTCAGTTTTTCGATGGTAATCATGCGCCCCTCCGGCGTTCAAGTTCCTTTTCGATGAAGGGTACAAAGTCCTTCGGCGGGACCGGCTTCGAGAAGAAGTATCCCTGGATAATCTGGCAGCCCATTCCCTTGAGGGTATCGAGCTGCGACTGCGTTTCTACGCCTTCCGCTACGGCAGGAATCTTGAGGAATTTCGCGATGCCCGCCACAAGTTCCACGAGTTTCAGGTTGCGTTCGTCCTTTTCCATGTTGCGCACGAACGACATGTCGATTTTCAGGATGTCGATGGGCAGCGTGGTAATCATGTTCAACGAGGAGTATCCGGAACCGAAATCGTCCATCTCGATGCGGAATCCCTTTTTGCGCAGGTTCTCGATGACCTCGATAAGGCGCTCCATGTTCTCGCAGTAGGCGCTCTCGGTCACTTCAAGCATATATTCTTCCGGAGAAAGGCCGTTTTCTTCGAGAAGGCGCATAAGTTTCGTTTCCAGTTCCGGGTCCATGATGTCGATGCGGGACACGTTCACGGAAACGGGCACCGTCACGCCGAATACGTCCTTCCATTTGCGGATCTGTTTTGCGACTTCGTTCCAGACAAAGTTGTCTACTTTTTGTATAAGGCCGTTCCCTTCGAACAGCGGGATGAAGTCGCCCGGGCTTATGAATCCGAGTGTCGGGTGTATCCAGCGGATGAGGGCTTCGGCGCTGGTGAGCCGCGGGGTGTCGCCTTCGATGTTGTATTTCGGCTGGTAATAGACAATCAGGTTCTTGTTGTCTATGGCGCTCTGCAAGTCGCGGATGAGAGTTTCCTCGAACATGTAGCGGGAATGCATCTCGTTGTTATAGCGGGTAAACGCCTGCGTCAGGTCGCCGCGGTTCTTGTCGCAGGCGGCCTTCGCGCGGTCAAACCATGCCTCGATTTCCACGTTGCGGTCTACATTTTCCCACAGGCCAAAGCGCACGCGGATGTGGTTCACCTCGAAGAATTCGGTAAGGATTTCCTGGACGATGTTGCGGATGTTGTCGTAGCTTTCCTGGTGCGTCGCGAAGATATAGAACGTGTCTGCGTCTGCACGGCAGGCGATGGCGTTCATGGGGGCGAGTTCATTCTTGAGCGCGCTACCGATTTCTGCAAGCAGGCGGTCGCCAAAGTCCCTTCCGCAGAACTCGTTCACCAGGTGGAACTGTTCGATGTCAAATACTATTGCGTCGCGGGGAATGTCCCTGCTCCACAGCTCGATCTGGCGGATGTATTCAAAGAAGTAATCCTTGGTGTAAAGGCCGGAAATATGGTCGCGTTCCGTCTGGCGGATAATGTCCTGGTCTTCGAAGAGTTCGATGATTTTTTCGCAGCGGGCGAGCACTACCTCGGGCATGTCGAAGGGCTTCGCGATAAAGTCGGCGGCGCCCAGTTTGAGACTGCGGACTTCGGATTCCTTTTCGGAGGTCATCACGATGACCGGAATGCGCTTGAGTGTTTCGGTGGTTTCTCTTTTTTTCAGGAATTCAAACCCGTCCATCACGGGCATAAGCAGGTCCAGCAGGATAAGCGAGAACCGTTTGTCTTGCCTGGAGAGTGCTGCGAGGGCTTCCTTGGCGTTGTCGGCATATTCGACGTCGTAGTTCACGGAAAGGATATTACCCAGGATTTCTCGGTTTACCACTTCGTCGTCTACGATAAGGACGTGTCTTTTGACGGTAGTGATCTGGCGTAGTTTTTTCATTGGAGAAAACTCCTTGTATCCATGGATAAATATATGTAAAAAGAAATAAAAAAGTATCGGATTGTGCGACAAAGCAGTTTTTTTAGATATCTTTAAAACAGAATTACCAGAGTACGAGGTCCCTATGTTCGGTCGACACTTTCCCCTGAGCGAACAGGCTTTGCAAGTTATCGAGCAGATCGGCGAAGACATGCCGGGCGGTTTTTTCATTTACAAGGCGACTGGCAACGAGGAACTGCTATACGCAAACAAGGCCGTGTTCAAGATTTTCGGCTGCGAAACACTTGAAGAGTTCAAGCAGCTTACGGGCTATACCTTCAAGGGGATGCTCTATCCGGACGACTACGAGAAAGTTTCTGTTTCCATTGTGGACCAGATCGAAAAGAGTCAGGGTAATCTGGACTACGTGGAATACCGAATTGTCCGCAAGGACGGCAAGATACGCTGGCTCGACGACTACGGCCATTACGTGAACTCCGATGTTTACGGCGGACTCTTCTACGTGTTTATTTCGGACATTACCGAAAAGCGCGTGCAGATGGAGGCGGACAAGGCTGTATTTGCTGCAGTTATCGATGCGCTGAGCCGCGCGTACTACGCCGTATGGCTCATCAACGATATTGCGACCGGGAGTTTCTCGCTGTTCCGTGCCGACACCTCCGATGGCAGCATCCACGCGAGACCCACCAACGAGGCCCTGGAACTGCTCACCTTTGAGGACGCCAAGGCGAACTACATCAACAACTATGTTGCCCCGTCGGACAGGGAACACCTGGAAAAGGAACTGACGCTTGAAAACATTGTGGCGAACACCACGAGCAAGAAGGTTTTCGGCGTAGGGTTCAAGCGCATCGTCGGGAGCGAAGAACGGTACTACCGCATCGAGTTTGCACAGGTGCAGCTCCCCAATGGCAAGACAGGAATTGTGGCGGGTTTCAAGGACGTGGACGATGACGTGCGCAAGGACCAGGAAATACAGCAGGTGCTGCGCGACGCCATTGACACGGCGAATGCCTCCAGCAAGGCCAAAAGCGACTTCCTTTCGAGCATGAGCCACGATATCCGCACGCCCATGAACGGGATTATCGGCATGACGGCAATCGCGACCGCCCACCTGGACGACCGGGAACGCGTGGAAGACTGCCTCAAGAAAATTTCGGAAGCCTCGAGCCACCTGCTTTCGCTCATCAACGAGGTGCTCGACATGAACAAGATCGAGTCGGGCAAGGTGGAACTGAACGAGGAGAACTTCAACCTCTCGGAACTCGTGGATACGCTGCTTGCGATGACCAAGGCGCAGCTCGAGAGCCACCACCACACCCTGAAGCTTGACGTTGCGGACGTGGTTCACGAAAACGTCATCGGCGACAGCCACCGCATCCAGCAGGTGTTCGTGAACCTGATGAGCAATGCTATCAAGTACACTCCCGATGGCGGGACCATCTCGCTCACGGTGGCGGAAAGGCCCACCAACGCCCATAGTGTCGCCTGCTACGAATTTGTCTTTGAAGACAACGGCATCGGCATGACGGAGGAATTCCAGAAGCACCTGTTCGAACCGTTCACGCGTGCAAACGACAAGAAGACTGCCGCCATACAGGGAACGGGACTCGGCATGACCATTTCGCAGAGCCTCGTGCGCATGATGGGCGGTGACATCCAGGTGAAAAGCAGGCCCGGAGAGGGATCGCGGTTTGCCGTCACCATCTACCTCAAGTTTTTGGACGTGCAGAATGCGGAAGCCCACAAGGA
The Fibrobacter sp. UWH4 DNA segment above includes these coding regions:
- a CDS encoding Hpt domain-containing protein encodes the protein MNAGGAHDYHRKTERFWGKYRRGACTLLRERGAVPETRGPGEGYFDKLKDSIAAKDLKAAFEAAHALKGVLGNLSLTPLYTSIVEITELLRNNTDMDYKSLLDTILEKKDELGRLCAD
- a CDS encoding bifunctional diguanylate cyclase/phosphodiesterase, coding for MKKLRQITTVKRHVLIVDDEVVNREILGNILSVNYDVEYADNAKEALAALSRQDKRFSLILLDLLMPVMDGFEFLKKRETTETLKRIPVIVMTSEKESEVRSLKLGAADFIAKPFDMPEVVLARCEKIIELFEDQDIIRQTERDHISGLYTKDYFFEYIRQIELWSRDIPRDAIVFDIEQFHLVNEFCGRDFGDRLLAEIGSALKNELAPMNAIACRADADTFYIFATHQESYDNIRNIVQEILTEFFEVNHIRVRFGLWENVDRNVEIEAWFDRAKAACDKNRGDLTQAFTRYNNEMHSRYMFEETLIRDLQSAIDNKNLIVYYQPKYNIEGDTPRLTSAEALIRWIHPTLGFISPGDFIPLFEGNGLIQKVDNFVWNEVAKQIRKWKDVFGVTVPVSVNVSRIDIMDPELETKLMRLLEENGLSPEEYMLEVTESAYCENMERLIEVIENLRKKGFRIEMDDFGSGYSSLNMITTLPIDILKIDMSFVRNMEKDERNLKLVELVAGIAKFLKIPAVAEGVETQSQLDTLKGMGCQIIQGYFFSKPVPPKDFVPFIEKELERRRGA
- a CDS encoding PAS domain-containing hybrid sensor histidine kinase/response regulator, whose product is MFGRHFPLSEQALQVIEQIGEDMPGGFFIYKATGNEELLYANKAVFKIFGCETLEEFKQLTGYTFKGMLYPDDYEKVSVSIVDQIEKSQGNLDYVEYRIVRKDGKIRWLDDYGHYVNSDVYGGLFYVFISDITEKRVQMEADKAVFAAVIDALSRAYYAVWLINDIATGSFSLFRADTSDGSIHARPTNEALELLTFEDAKANYINNYVAPSDREHLEKELTLENIVANTTSKKVFGVGFKRIVGSEERYYRIEFAQVQLPNGKTGIVAGFKDVDDDVRKDQEIQQVLRDAIDTANASSKAKSDFLSSMSHDIRTPMNGIIGMTAIATAHLDDRERVEDCLKKISEASSHLLSLINEVLDMNKIESGKVELNEENFNLSELVDTLLAMTKAQLESHHHTLKLDVADVVHENVIGDSHRIQQVFVNLMSNAIKYTPDGGTISLTVAERPTNAHSVACYEFVFEDNGIGMTEEFQKHLFEPFTRANDKKTAAIQGTGLGMTISQSLVRMMGGDIQVKSRPGEGSRFAVTIYLKFLDVQNAEAHKEDPLKNLEDLKFEGKRILLVEDHPVNAEIAKNVLQMTGLEIEWVMDGAAAVERMADSSEGEFDLVFMDIQMPNMDGYQATAAIRAMTTYARRIPIVAMTANAFADDIRKAKEVGMNDHISKPLDFKELAKILQKWIRV
- the metF gene encoding methylenetetrahydrofolate reductase [NAD(P)H] is translated as MKIVDILKQDKMSLSFEVFPPKKETSFDNVKAATESIAALGPAFMSVTYGAGGGVSQYTLQIAKNLKEKFGIPMLAHLTCVSSSKETIRQRIEDMRAAGIKNVMALRGDLTPELIANGRDNCDYHYAVELIRELKDADADFCIGAACYPEKHPESANQAEDIKHLKEKVDAGADFLTTQMVFDNNLFFSFLYKLRDAGVNCPVLPGIMPITNANQVERAIKLSGSFMPQRFKSLVDKFGSDPDAMKQAGIIYASDQIIDLYANGITNVHVYSMNKPDVAEGILKNVSAILGKNFA